In Larimichthys crocea isolate SSNF chromosome XXII, L_crocea_2.0, whole genome shotgun sequence, the genomic stretch aaccatgGCTGTGAAACTCATGGTGGCTCTGGAGGAAAAGTGGGATCACCAAAGTTGTTAGGATTAAATTCCTTCGGAATTTCATGCAATCCATCCACTagttgtgaaatatttcaatctGGACAAAAGTGGTGAATCCATCAACTGACTGATTTGTCTCTTTATCAGGACATCCCATGCCACCGAATGCCACCCTAGTCAAAGTAATGTACAACAGCCAACATCGTAATGAGGTGGAGCTGGAGTGGGAGATGGAAACCAAAGAAGAAGGAGGTTGGACAGGTTTCATCCTGGAGCACATCTGGGTGTCAGAGCGACCAGAAAGGAGAGACAGCAGAAATGATtcaaaggaggagaagaggattACTCCACCAGTCTGGTACCGTAACATCATCCAGGACCCAGAAATCAGGCATCATACAGTTGGAAGACTGACGCCCACTGCTACCTACCAGTTCCGCATCATACCTGTCAACCACCGCACCCTTGGACACCCTTCTGCAACAAAGACTCCAGGTATAACAAGTGAACAGAGTGAAGAAAGTGTGGTGAGATATGAAACTTTTGTCAGAGAACATAACAAAGTCAGGGGCCAGTCAAAGTTAGGGATGTCTTAACAAACACAATGTTAATAAATGGacagaggcagaagaagcaagTAATAATTTTAAAAGGTGACAGGTGAGTTAGGTGATTATTCACAACATTGTTGATGCTGGTGTCTTGCTGTTTCAATGACAGTctaacatttttgtttctctttttttgttatccACTTAGGTGAAagactcaaacaaaaacacatacacacagctacacacacatctcacagcTTCACACCTTCCGCTCACTTCCTCTTTACCTAGTTCACTCCttaccttccttccttcctggcCCTGTGTGCTTCTTATAAATCCTTTGTGTTAATTGCACCATGTAAAGTAGGGTTTGACTGCTCATACTAAGCCAGGTGATTGTTTAGGGTGTAGAAAGGGTTGTAGGTCAGGTGTCAGGGTTGGATAGGCCAGTGGTTTTCAACCAATGAACTGTCAATGCATCAGTTAATCCACACTTGCTCTCACTTCAACAGGGGTTACTTTAAAGCAAGCATATGTAACTTTTGCTGCAGTTTAGAAGTGACAGTTAAAGGGTAATGGTAAATGCAAAAACCAAGTGCAGCAAAGTCAGCGATCTGACTCACCAACATGCACCTGAAatatgctaacattagccattacTGGTCTtaccagaccaagtaaggctgcagcagcaaaacaatgGAGCATTTTGAACTGGGCAAAGATGCATTTTGTTGATTACTTTGTCCTAATTCTTGTATTCTCGCTGTTTATAGTGAAGCTAACCTACCTGAATAGTCATGAATTTGGTTAATTTCACGGTACACGGTGACATGGGTTGAAAACCACTTGAGAGAGGTGAAAAATTAACTGTCTGTGTCAGAGGTGTACTATTTTGCAATGTGTAACTGTGATGTGTTGCAGCGGAACCACGGAACAGCATGTACCCTGCTGTGATTGGAGCAGCTATAGGCGGGATGCTCTTTGCAGCCATCCTTACACTGCTACTGCTCGTGTTCATAATCCGCAACCGCAACAACAATCCTAGTAAGTATCTATttatctttctatctatcttGTGAGCCCCGTACACAAATACCAACATCCAAATTACTTCTAAAATAAAGCTTTAGTCCCGTTAGGTTTCAATAATGTTCCATGTTTTTCTCCAGGGCTACATGACatgctgtttggtttgtgagtatttgtctttctctctccagtttGTAATGATGACAGCCAGCTCTGTATAAAGACATGCCATTAAATTCTTCTTCTGGTGTGTTCAGGGAGCACAGCCAGTCGAGGGAAAACATCAACCTCCCAGAGGATGAAGTCGTAGGCGCGTCAGAGGGAGGAATAGAGGAGATCGTTGGATCAGCCAGTGCAGGCGAGACAAACACgcaacaaacacattcatgcaAACCTAAAGCTGGACTCTACATATCAGGGTTACCACACATATGTGACATGTGACAGCTGgaacacacagctcacacactctttaccattattattactattttttttattgctctgCAATGCATTCACACAGTTCAAATGCTTATTATCATTAGTGTGGTTGCTACTTCAGCAGCATTCAAACTATAGTTATTTGAATCTTTATTGGTGTTAATGCTGGAACACGGAACTGACTGAAATGAGCTAATTACTGCAGTTTGtcacacacaaaggcaggagGGAGTAATTTGCATCATGATAAGTGCTACTACACTGCTTGACTAATGAGGACATGTCAAATGTCCTCACAATTACGATACGTCCTCAAAAAGTCAGCAAGTATTCTGATGAAATGTCCTCATATACAGGTggaaccaacacacacacaaacacacacatcacaactATCACAGTTGGAGCTGAGTATGCAACTTTCAGTTGAAGTATATAGCAGACGTATGAGTGGAATCTTGAAGCTTTTAGTGCACATCCAAACTTCAGCAAAGTAGGATACATTTTGTCCATGTGTtatgtgtggtttgttttaacCCTCTGCAATATCACCTAAAAACTTGTACTGCTTGTCTACCTGATGCTGAACcctgattctgttttttttttacaggtccCACGATGGCTTTACCCCGGGCATCTTCACCTCTCACCACGTCACCCACGAGtgccacccccaccaccaccagccaaGCCCCTCCCCCTGGAGACGATAATGAGCCTGTCAACGTCACCATCACTGTCAAGGCCACAGGCTCATAGTCATATATCAGACTCCTTCAGTTGTAATTTAACCTggaattatgtttttgtagACAGTAGACAGTTTCAGTTGCAGCATGCGTAGTCAGTGAACTAGATATCAAATCAACTACAGTAACTGTTACAAACTTTCCTCATATTAGGGTTGGGGCGGCTTTGAGTCCGATGTACAGGTTTAAAccagtctgtttttttgcaAACCAACTTAACCAGCATTTGTCATCACAAGCCACtctgaaaaattaaaaagagacaagCAACAGCTCTCAGCTTGTGGTGGCTAGTGGTGCAAAGTTAGCGGTGTCTTGACATTAAGTTGTTGAAACTAGTTTGCAAAAtttttgaacaggtgagttctataaaaatcaCCTCTAGTctgaacgggaaaattagctatagagaccaaaactgttttttgtaccaggctgtaaacatgtttatttctgctgtgaagttggacattttaatacgggGGCTTAGagtgactcacttctggaggcagcctcaagtggctgtttgcagaactgcagtttttaaacaCTTCTGCTGCTTGGACAGAAACCACTTATTTCTTAAGAAGACTTTagttgtgaaacatttgcaggaaCATGTTGTAGACAGACTTTATAAAACTGGCTAGCCCAGTCTCATTTATTGTGTTCCACTGAGACATGGCTACATCAGTGGTAAAATTTAGTATTACCGTTCTGGTTCAGTCTTTGCGTCAATATCAAACCggtttaaacatttttacatcGACTCTGTCGTGTCTAGATGGTAACcctagaaataaaaaataaaaaaaccctcCAGATTTATCAAAGTTTCTGCTTCAAAATATTCTTGTtccaaatttaaaacaaaattcattgttttaaatTTGCAAAAACTGGAAAATCTGACAAAACCAATAGGAAGTCAGGTGATGGACTATAAACAGTGACAGTCCATAGAGGGAGGAAGTTGTGATGGATAACTGGATTCCTAAAGACCTCAGTTCACGTCATGTGAACCTTTGAGTTGGTGTTGGCTTTTAACTTTTAGacttaatttacattttttgttttagttttctataattattatttttcagttgaGGTTGTTTAGGTTTAAGCTTTCTTGTAAAATTATCCCAGGTGCAGAAACAGGTACAAATATCACAAGAGGTTACCATCTATACACAAACCATTGACCCAAGCCTACCTCATATGTTACTATAAAACTGTCAGTCATTTGAAGCATGGACAAAAGGGAGCCATTGATTTCTACATTAAATGATATGCATGTATATTGTTTAGCCaacagaagtgtttttttgtttgttttttaaatcgcTTTGTTTTAGCCTTTGCTGATTCCTAAACTAACTATTTCCCCACAGGTTTATATATTCACAAGCAtactggcaaaaaaaacaaacagttatcCTAACATCATCAGAGATCATTGTAGGCATCATTTATAACAGAACTCctttaataatttattcatgtcTAGACTATTTTTTGGACTACAGAACAAATGAGACTTCTCAACGACAgaacatggacacacacttGCTTCTATCCCTGTGTACCTACCATTGGTAATCATCACATTCTAACACTAGACTAAACCTAATAACTAAAGTGAGGACTTGATCCAAGCttccaaaaaaaatgtcttaaaatctAACTTAACAGGTTCCCACAAGGATAGAAgtattagaaaacaaacaaacacacacacttgtagaGAACAgcagaatacatttaaaatatgaatagaaCAGCTAAATATATACAGGATGTCTTTCCAATGTCCACAGCAGTGTGCTCTTGTTTGTAGAGGCTCGTCATGTGATCTTCTGAgtgctgatgatgtcaccaagcttctgttttattttcacaaagaGACGCTTAAATTCGAGGCCGTCACCCTGAGcgagagagaataaaaagagacaCTTGAGCTTTATACAGCACCCAATCATCCATGGGACATGGATGCAGCAgcattttcaaattaaaagaacataaaaatgcaaacacttTCAGTACAACAGAGAGGATATGAGGAGAGGAAGTAAGTAGTAATGAGTTTGCTGTGGGCTGTGGTCAGATTTTACTCAGACTCTTAAACCAGCTGTCTTTCTGAATGTCCATAAGATAAATATAGCTGAAATATGTTACATGTTTGCCCCCTAGATTTGTAAGgcaacaaatataaatataaacaaatattcaGATGATGACAAACATGGCTTGGGTGGCTCTTGGTGCggtataaataaaactgaacagctTAGAGGAAACACTGGTACATCCCTgcactgctgttgttttgttggtaacaaccctgtttgtttttctcacccACAGGATGTTGCTTGCACTATTTCTTGTTTTGTGACTGTCAGATTTTTGTTGTAATTACACTATTGTCACAACATAAATGTGGTGAGTTATTCTTGTCCGATACATAAATAGAAACGTTTGTAAAAACCCACCTTAGACAGTCTGAAGTCCAGCAGCACTCTCTGGTTCATCTCTAACAAATGCACTTTGAAGAGGAGTTTGTTGTTGCGTTTGTCCAGCATGTTCACCATCACCTAATGTGCGAAGAGAGGTTCAGTCTCAAAGAGTGCATTTGACagctgtacatttttatttttatttttttaaatcgtgTGTACTCGAGTACAGATGTACCTGTTTGCTGCAGGTCACTTTGAAGCCTAGTGCCAGGCTGTCACAGGCATCTTTCAGGGCGGTTAAGGAAGCGTCAGCATTCACGGTGGTGAAGAAACGCGTCATTCTCCGCACTAATCTCTGCAATGGTGACTACACAAAGAAAGCAAGAAGGCGTAAAGACGTGAAATAACTGTGCCAGCAttaatgttgcattttaaaGTAGTACTGCAtacaagagaaaaataaatcgTGTCTGCTCttctataaaagaaaaaactgacaCTGTGTTGCTGAAAATTGACACAGTCAGATATATtctacaaagaaaacacagtatgTGAACGTGGGAATTACCTGACTGGCTCCTGGAGTGCCCAAGAGCTGACTACCCAGTAACATGTGCTCCGGCTTGGTTGGCTGAGAGAAGCTGACTTGACCGTCGGTTTGGCTGATCAACAACATGGCTTCACAGCCACCTGGTGCTAAATCAGGCTGAGAGCTGGAAAACTGCATCCTGTCATcactacagagagaaagagagcgatgTGGTCTTAAGTTGACGGgcacaaaaagaaatacacCTTTCAGCTAAAATATCAagacacaaagctctgacgtgTTGGTCTGGGATATGAGTCCCACGTCCGATCGAAGATGTTTGTTTGCTCCTGAGCCCAGAGGTGGCTGCTTGACACCTGCGGAGATACACAAGACAGACATCAGTCCACAGAACAGTCAAATTAAAGTCAAATGATTCTATTAAACCCATGTTGAGACTTGCCTTGAGTAAACCAGCGGTCTTTCTGAATGTCTGTGATGGTGATGCGTGCATCCGGTGCAGCCAGAAGTAATTTGGACAACAAACCTGAAAAGAGAAGTTCAgtgtaaattaaataaagccCAGGACTATTGTGAAGATTTTTAATCTTAAACAGAACGCACTAAGAGGCATCGGTTGTATTTTCTTCCAGGGAGGGAGGTATGTTTTCTTCTGAAGCCAATCTGAATACTCCTGACAGCTCTCAGTTGGCTGGTCCCAAGGCAACTCTGAAAAAGaagcaacacaaaaacagtgaaatgtttccACACATCTACTGCGCACAGGCAATGCTGCTGGACTTTTTCAAACATGTAGGAAGTTCTGATCATGTATGCATTCTTGGAAATGATCAGGTGTaccaaaactgtattttttttacaataattcAGTCCTTTGCATATTGTCCATACATAATACTGAAAATGTACACTAACTTCAACATGTTATAGTTTCAGTTTGTCCtattataatgtaataacattGCAATGATTTGGAACGAGTGTGACGGTTTGCATGTTAACTATGTCAAGAATGTATCATGAAAAACAGACCCTGGCTCTGCATCCAATCACCTCTCTGCTGAGATCTTGAGATCGACAGAAGCAACTGTGATCGTGTCACCGTCGCCACACAGAACCAGCTTCAGATCAGACTACAGAAGTGGGTGTGATACTGTGTTGACACCCTTTAGATTCTCCAAATCCACAGTTAGGTTCAGACTTCATTCTTTGGGTCACATTCAGGCGATGCGGTCGCCGTGTCTCAAGTGCTTTAACTGACTTCAGTTCAAAGATGTTGGCACAGTTGGATCCATTTTCACTGCAGCTATCCAGGAATTGTTCCTATACAGTGAACCAACGCCACTTCATCATCTTAGCTGACAGCTGATACACAACTGGTGCATTCCAAAACATTCCAGGTACAACTTGTGCTCTAGAATATATGTTCTGTGTgtcaagcatgtgtgtgtgtttgtatacttACCAGGTTTCAGTGTAGGTTTTTTCTTTGAACAATTAGACCATAACTAAAGACACACTCTTTGTGATCTTACCTCCAGCCAGCATGGCAGTGAGAACTATTCCACAAGCCCAGATATCTGCAGGCTGAGCTTTGTACTCTGTTTGGCTGAGCAGCTCTGGAGCCACATAAGGAAGAGTCCCACACAGACGACTCAGAAGACGCTCTCGTCCTTTGAAACGAAACATGGTGGCCAGTCCAAAATCTGTCAGCTTCAGGTTATCTAAAGGCAAAGGGCAAGAGGTTATACTCAGTGCAAACCAGAGTTCCTTCAGCTccgtcacacacacagcgcGTGTTCTCACCTTTGTCATCCAACAGGATGTTCTCTGGCTTTATGTCTCTGTGGGTGATTCCAGCTCTGTGGAGATATTCCTGCAAAAGTGCGACTGAGAGttgaaaaacagcagaaacGTGCGCACATGTCACATCAAGGTTCAGATTTGCTTCACTTACCACAGCTGCTATTAGCTGCTGGAAAAATCTGTGAGCATCTCTCTCTGCCATCCCCACATCCGGCTCTAAAATAACAGTCAGAGAACATTTTAATAACCTAATAATAACCATGATTCAACAtgcacataataataataataatcatataaataacaaatatttctAGAAGAATCAGGCTGGTATCAGCCTTTTATTAAATACTGTCTACATGTTGAGctcaattttaattttaaggacaaaacacaagcagacGAAATAGTCTGAGGCTGTCAAGTGAATTAAATTAGAtgaattaaatttttttaattattcaatttctaaaaacaaacaaattagctGAAGACTGAATTAGCGGTCTCTCTTAAATGGGTTGAGAATTCACATTTCCTCTCAGATGCATGTCCTTtattcataataaaaacaaaaatcacctTACGTGAGCATATACttcgttttaaaaaaatatatatttatgacaCCTAATTTACATATTTGATGATAAATatgaattcaaattaaagccAGCAAAGAAAAGGTGTCACTGGAGAGTTTCAGTTCAACTGACACAAACTCCAAGAGAGCACTCCTGTTTTCATCCGGAGTCTTTTGTCTCACCGATTCGGTCGAACAGCTCTCCTCCGGTGCAGTACTCCAGGAAGAGGTACATAGTGGGACCTTCCTCCCGAAGGCCAAAGAAACGTACAATGTTGGGGTGGTTGAGCATCTGCAGAACAGCAGAAAATGTCAGCTTATTGTAAAACATTAATCACAATGCTTTTCATCTGTGTTGACGAATTTCTCACAACTCATCATGTGCCGTATATATTATACTGTGAGATTGCCGTGctgattaaaacagaaacaaactatttaaatgaatgaatgaactctTACATGCTTAATAATCATCATACATCTTAAACCAATATAACAAATGCAGGTCCCTTCTGTGTCAGCTACTCTGAAGTGCCAGCAATCTCAGTATTAAAGCGACATCATGTAGAAATTGGCATTTTCGTAATTCACGAGtgaagcatcaaaatgatttcaaaggTGTAGAAATATTACATAATGTCACTATTATACTTCTATAATCTTTATCTAACCGCAATGCAGGTGACTGAGCTACCTTATGCACGCAGACCTCCTTCTTGACATTTTCCGCACACTCTTTAGCCTGAGAGGTGTCGATCACCTTCACTGCCACCGcctcctccgtctgtctgttCACCAGCAGCCTCACTCTAGAACACGAAGAGAAAAGACGCATCAGAGAGAGCGATGCAGCAAAGTCAGAGGTCACCAAATGTTAAAAgagcagcgtgtgtgtgtgtgtgggggggatgTCGTGGCATCTGGCGGTGTAGTTGCAGACTGCAATCTTGTCCACCCCACTTTCTCGTTCAGCTAGAGCCAATGATCTGTTTCTGAACTACTGTAgaacatggcggttcaacagGGCGGACACCAAAGTGTTTAGagtaacaaaaaatatgattcttttttttcatgtgattagaccaggggtcttcaaccaggggtccgcAGGGGTACTGCAGAGGGGGTCCAccatttttgtcataataattgacaatttccACCACAATAATTAAGAGAACTGAGGGGTCCATATATGTAAAGCCCCTTTAAATCTTACAGACCGGacctttaattaaaagttaggttattaatgatattaaacattattcTTGCGTTAACTGGACAAGTTATGTTGATGACTAAGAACCAGTTGTGGAAGAGGGGGTGCTTTCATGGACGTCCCTGTTGCCTCtctacaacacaacaacatgatgAAGGGCCCTCTGCATttgtggttcccaacctggagTCCAGGCCCCAGTCAAAGTGTGTAAGTACAAGCCCATATTGATGCACAGCCACGATAAACATAAAGGAGGATTCATACTCTCCGTAGGCTCCTTCTCCCAGCGTCTGGACAAGGTCCCAGTCCTGCACGAAAGGCACAGCCAtgctacaaacacaaacacaaggttCCCGTCAGGctgtcacagaaacaaaacacacacacatacactcctcAGTTTTCCATTTTGCAGGCTGtgttccctcctctcctctcactgtgCACTTTTATCTGTCACTAACATGACGCACCAAACTTGAACCAAGCAGCGTAAATAAGTTGAAAGGTCTGACCTTGCACGGTTTTCTTCAGCCAGCACCGTGTTCCAACACTGTCCTCCGCcgtcacacacactcctccatgTGTCACTCCTCACTCCGTTTGCCTCAATTTGGCgccttgttgtttttctgaagtCAACGATCGGTCGTCACTTCCGCTTGTCCTCCTGTCTCTCGTTGTTTGTGAGCCACAGTGCCCCCTGCTGTTTGTGCCGTGTGCTACAGTGCCATAAACGAAAACACGACGCATGTCTGTGACACAGAAGTAGGCACAATTTAATACCTgttaatatgaattaatataCGAGGATTGAAACAAAACCTCACAGTCTCCTTCTACAGGGCGCACTACATGcctttattctatttatttagatttatactgtatctacctgttgtgtgtttgtaatattataTCTATCTACTGAGTCAACTAATGAAAGAATATGAATAAAACTATTGCAATCTTTAAACCTCTATCTTAGGGTCTGAAACTGTTTCACCAATGCATCACGGTTGCCTGCACACTGGTGCATGCAGCTGCAGACTGGCTCTGACAGGACTATAGTAGTGGATGAGATTGTAATGCAACtgcctgattttatttatttttcattcaaatgagTGCAGTGATTTATGAATATGTACAATATTGAAACAGGCTTTAAAAGTGTAAAGCTTCCTCTGGCAGCTCCCACAGACTATATTATTTCTTGGCACAAAAATGTTGGATGGAATAAACTGTCAACTTTGTATAAGGCCTGGCAGTACTGAGGTTTGTTCAGAGGGTGGCGCTAGAGGAGAGGCATTCTAAGGGCTTTTGCTCctgaaaaaatgaatgtgttcagGATGTGTCATAGTAATCAGCCTATTAGATGATGTGCACTGTATACTTGACACTTTGGACAGAAGGAAGGTAAATGCAGCTTTCAAGGAACATTTT encodes the following:
- the chek1 gene encoding serine/threonine-protein kinase Chk1, encoding MAVPFVQDWDLVQTLGEGAYGEVRLLVNRQTEEAVAVKVIDTSQAKECAENVKKEVCVHKMLNHPNIVRFFGLREEGPTMYLFLEYCTGGELFDRIEPDVGMAERDAHRFFQQLIAAVEYLHRAGITHRDIKPENILLDDKDNLKLTDFGLATMFRFKGRERLLSRLCGTLPYVAPELLSQTEYKAQPADIWACGIVLTAMLAGELPWDQPTESCQEYSDWLQKKTYLPPWKKIQPMPLSLLSKLLLAAPDARITITDIQKDRWFTQGVKQPPLGSGANKHLRSDVGLISQTNTDDRMQFSSSQPDLAPGGCEAMLLISQTDGQVSFSQPTKPEHMLLGSQLLGTPGASQSPLQRLVRRMTRFFTTVNADASLTALKDACDSLALGFKVTCSKQVMVNMLDKRNNKLLFKVHLLEMNQRVLLDFRLSKGDGLEFKRLFVKIKQKLGDIISTQKIT